The genomic DNA CAAAGATTAATACAGAAGAGATGTATATAGTAAACAATACAACGTCATGTTTAAAAATAGAGATATTTCCTGAAATTGATGAAAGTTATGGAGAAGAGTATAGCTTAAATTCGAATATTAAAATATTTCCTAAAATAGTAGTAGTAAAACCAGCAGGAAAGCAGGCAGTGCGGTTTAGAGTTATTCCTAATAAAAAAGAGGGAGAATTTAAAAGTTATATAACATTTAAAGAACTTCCAAAGACTTCTCATACAGAAGAAGAAAATATAAATCATGTACAAACTAGTATAGGGATGTTAGCAGAAATATCAATACCTATCTATGGACGAGGGAAAAATATAAATATTTCTGGTGAGATAACTAAAGTAAAATGTGTGAGAAAAGGAAATGAGTTACAGATAAATACAGAAGTAATTTCAAATGGTAATGGTCATTTAAGACTTAACTATGAATTAGAAAATATAGATAATGGTAAAGTATTAGAAGGAAAGTTAGGAAACTCAGCTAGAGAAGGTAAAAAAATGATAACTAAAATTATACCATTAGAGTATCCTAAAATGAATAAAGGTAAATTAACTATTTTAGATGATAAAAGGAATATATACTATAAAAAAGTAATAAGTTTCTAAAATAAAAAGGATTGTAACCGAGTTACAATCCTTTTATATATTAACCTATTTTTTCTTAGCATATTTTATAGCATCAAATGCTACTGCTCCAACAATAATTACACCTTTTATAATATATTGCCAGTATGGATTTACTCCAACATATGTTAGTCCATAGTTGATAACAGTAAGAATAATTACTCCTGTAACAACTCCAGATATTTTTCCAACTCCACCATAGAAAGAAACTCCACCAATAACACAAGCAGCAATAGCGTCCATTTCATACATAAATCCAAGATTATTTGTTGCAGATCCAATACGCCCAGCTTCTAGGAAACCACCAAAAGCATAGAAAATTCCAGATAAAGCATATAGTTTTATAAGAGTCCAATCAACATTAACTCCTGAAACTTTAGCAGCTTCTATATTTCCACCAACAGCAAATACATTTTTACCAAATTTTGTTTTATTCCATAATATCCACATTATAATAGTAGCTATAATTGAATAAATTATTAGGTATGGAAGTGTAAAATCTCCAATCTTAAAGAATCCTTGAGCAAAAGATGTATACTTAGGATCAAAACCAGAAATAGGTGATCCACCAGCATAGTCATAATATAGTGAGTTGATACCGTATACAGCTGTCATACTACCTAAAGTAGCAATAAATGGATGGACATTGAGTTTTGCAACTACAATTCCGTTAACTGCTCCTATTATCATACCAACAAACATAACTATAAGAATTGCTCCAATAATAGGGAAATTTTGAAGAGTTGGATAAACTTTATGAGCAGTTGTAGCTGCTTGAAGTAGCGATGCAGAAATAACTGCTGCAAATCCAACTTGTCTACCAGCTGAAAGGTCAGTACCTGTAGTGACAATAAGTCCAGCAATTCCAAGTGCTATTATAAGTCTAACAGATGACTGTGTTAAAATATTTTTAAAGTTTCTTATACTTAAAAATGAAGGTTCTTTTGCAACAATAAGTACAAGCATTATAAATAAAACAAGATATAATCCACTTTCAATAAAAAGTTTCTTAAAATCTATTTTTCCGTCTTTTCCACGTATAGCCATAATATCTCTCCTCTTTAAAATCTTTGTAAATTATTATAAATATTTAGCAGATAATGTCATAATTTCTTCTTGATTAGTTTCAGAAGTTTTAACAATTCCTGCAACTCTACCATTACTCATGACTAAAATTCTATCAGTAACACCTAGTAATTCAGGCATTTCAGAAGAAACCATAATGATACCTTTACCTTTTTTAGCTAATTCAATCATAAGTTGATATATTTCATATTTAGCTAAAACATCTATACCTCTAGTTGGTTCATCTAGCATCAAAACTTCAGGTTCAGTTAGAAGCCATCTACCTAAGATAACTTTTTGTTGGTTACCACCAGATAGAGATCCGATAGTTGTTTTTTGTGAAGGTGTTTTAACATGCATACTATCAATTACCCATTGAGTATCTTTACTAAGATTTTTATTGCTTAGTAAAGAAAATCTGCTCTTTTTATAACTATCTAAATTAGCAATAGTAGAATTAAAACATATGTTTAAAACACTGTATATACCAGTTGCTCTACGTTCTTCTGTAACTAATGAGAAACCATTGGCTATAGCTTCATTAGGATTATGATTTTTAACCTCTTTACCATGGATAAATATCTTACCACTTTCTTTTTCTCTGATACCAAAAATTGTTTCTACAATATCTGTTCTTTTAGCTCCAACAAGACCAGCAATACCTAAAATTTCACCTTTATGTAATTCAAAAGATACGTCATTTATTGATGGTTGATTTTTAGCTGTGAGTCCTTCAACTTTTAAAATCATTTCTTTAACTTCATTGTCCTTAGGAGGGAAACGATTAGTTAAATCTCTTCCAACCATCATACTTATTATTTGGTCTGTACTTAAATCTGCAACAGATTTAGTTCCAATCCATTTACCATCTCTTAGAATAGTAATATCATCTGATATAGCTTTAATTTCTTCCATTTTATGAGAAATATAAACTATACCACAACCTTTTTCTCTAAGTTTTCTGATTATTCTAAATAGGTGCTCAACTTCTTTTTCAGTTAGAGATGAAGTAGGTTCATCCATAATAAGAATTTTAGAGTTGTATGAAACAGCTTTAGCAATCTCTACCATCTGTCTTGCAGAAACAGCTAAATCACCCATTTTTGCACGAGGATCGACATCTATTCCTAGATCATTAAATATTTTTTTTGTGTCTTCGTACATTTTTTTCTCATCTATAAATAGCCCTTTTCTAGGATATCTACCAAGCCAGATATTATCAAGAACATTTCTTTGTAAAACCTGATTTAGTTCTTGATGTACCATTGATACCCCATTTTCAAGTGCTTCTTTTGAAGATTTGAAATTAATGGGTTTTCCTTCAAATAAAATTTCTCCAGAATCCTTTTCATATATTCCAAAGAGACATTTCATTAAAGTAGATTTTCCAGCTCCATTTTCTCCCATTAGGGCGTGAACTGAATGTGGTCTAACTTTTAAAGTTGCTCCATCCAACGCTTTTACACCTGGAAATTCTTTACATATATTATTCATTTCCAGCAAATATTTGCAGTTTTCCATGACAGTCTCCTTCTTTTATAAAAAGGGAATTGTATTCACAACTCCCTTTCTATCTAATGTTAATGAAATAATTATAAACGTAAATTATTTATTGAATTGGTCAACGTTGTCTTTATCGATTCCAATACTAGGAATTAATAGTTCTTTATTTTCTAATACGAAATCTGTTCCATCAGTAGGATTTTTACCTGCAGCAAGGTTAACGATCATATCCCAAGTTCCTACTCCTTGACCATTAGCATCATTAAGAACAGTTCCTGCCATTTCTCCTTCTTTGATTTTAACAATTGCTTCTGGAAGAGCGTCAACTCCAAATACAGGAAGTTGTTTTCCAGCTGCTCTTAGAGCTTCTATAGCACCAAATGCCATACTGTCGTTATTACAAATTACAACTTCAATTTTATCTCCATTAGGTCCAGATAACCATGCATCCATTTTATCTTTTGCTAAAGCTGTATCCCACATAGCAGCGTCCAAAGCTAATTCTTCAGTTTTAATTCCATTGTCATTTAAAGTTTTTACTGAATAAATAGTTCTTGCTTCAGCATCTGGATGTCCAGGTTCTCCTTTTAACATAACATATTGAATAACTCCATCTTTGTTAAGGTCTAAGTTTGGATTAGCTTTCCAAGCTTTCATAATAAGTTCACCTTGAGCAATACCTTGAGCATTAGGATCAATTCCTACATAGTAAGCTTTGTCATAAGCATCTAATACAGCTTTTGCAGGTTTTTTATTGTAGAACACTACAGGAACATCTTCTGCTTTGATTTTAGTCATAACAGTTTCTCCAGCAGCTGGATCAACAAGGTTAATAGCTAGTCCATCTACACCTTTTGAAAGCATAGCATCAATTTGGTCATTTTGAACTTGTTGAGCATTTTGAGAATCGTTCATTATTAAGTCAACTTTGTCTTTCATTTTGTCTGCTTCTTCATGAACTACTTTTCTAAATAAAGCAATGAAGTTATCATCATATTTGTAAGCTGTAAATCCTATTCTTAATTTTTTTTGATCACCAGTTTGTTGAGCAGTAGCATTTGCTTGATCTGGTGTTGCGTTAGCTGCTTTATCTGCAGGCTTGTCTCCACATCCAGATAAACCAGCTGCTAATAAAAGAGCTCCTATAAAAAGTCCTGTTTTTTTCATATTCTTATTCCCTCCTAAAAAATATGTGTTTGATATACGAACTAAAAAAATTGTTTTAAAAAAAATAGGTTTTTTTTAAACCATCATACAATAATGATAATATTTTATTCATGTTTTGTCAATACTTACCTAATAAAAAAATACCTAAAAAAATTATAAATTGAAAAATTAATTCATGTATTTTAATTTATTATATAAATAACCCAATAGATCCTTTAATACCAGCTTCATTTCCGAGAATTCCTTGTACAAATTTTATATCTTTTACAACTACAGGTAGAGCATATTTTTTTAATTTTTCTTTTAATGGGTTCATTAATATATCACCAGCTAGAGCAACTCCACCACTAAGTACAACTATTTCTGGATTTATAATATTTAAAATATTTCCAATTCCCATAGCTAAATACTCAGCCTCATAGTCTACTAAACTTAAAGAGAATTCATCTCCTTCTTTAGCCGCATCAAATATATCTTTAGCTTCTAAAGAATCAATTTTTCCTTCGATAATTGTATATAATAAATTGTTTTTATTTACAATAAGACGAGAAGTAGCTTCTCGAATAAGCCCAGTCGCAGAAGCGTAAGCTTCAAAACAACCTTTTTGTCCACAACCACAAAGTCGTCCATCTTTAACAAGCTTTATATGTCCTACTTCTCCACCAGCTCCGTTAAATCCTGATATAAGATGACCATCAATATATATTCCACCACCAATACCAGTTCCTAATGCAATAGTTACACTAGCTCTACTTCCTTTTGCAGCTCCAAACTTTGCTTCTCCTAAAGCAATAATATTGACATCATTATCTAATTTAGTCTCAATACCCGAAATATCTTCCATCATTTTTTTAATATTTACATTTTCTCCCCATGGAAAATTAGCAAAAAAAGCTACAATACTTTGATCTATAACAGGTCCTGGAATACCAATTCCTATACCTTTTATATTAGAAATATCAATTTGTAAATCTTTAGCTAATTCTTTAGAAGCTTCCCAAATTCTTTCTAAAGTTTTTTGTGCTCCGTTAGATGACAGTGTTTTAATAGAAGTACTTTTATATATATTTCCTTCTATATCAAGAATGCCAATTTTTGTATTTGTTCCTCCTAAGTCAATACCCATATAGTAATTCATTAAATATACCTCCCTTATTGTTCTATGTTTCAATTATACTATAAATTTTCCTATAAAAGAAATAAAAAATTTGCCTAAAAAATCAAAAATGATTCTTTTCTTTCGCCAAATATACAGGGTAAAATGTGGAAAGAAAGAGCAGATTGTGGTATAATCAAGAGAAATTAAAAATAATCAGGAGGACAAAATGAAAAGAAGTTTATCTGGAATTCAACCTAGTGGAATTCTTCATCTAGGAAATTATTTTGGAGCGATGAAACAATTTATAGATACACAAAATAGTGGCGAATATGATGGATTTTATTTTATAGCTGACTATCATTCTCTTACATCTCTAACAGATCCAAAGGCACTTAAAGACAATACATATAATATAGTTCTTGATTACTTAGCGTTGGGATTAGATCCTAAAAAATCAACAATATTTTTACAATCTGATGTTCCTGAACATACAGAGTTGTCATGGCTTTTATCTAATGTAACACCAGTTGGATTATTAGAAAGAGGACATTCATACAAAGATAAAATAGCTAAAGGAATATCACCAAATACGGGACTTTTAACTTATCCAGTATTAATGGCAGCAGATATTTTAATGTATGATACTGATGTTGTACCAGTTGGTAAAGATCAAAAGCAACATCTTGAATTTGCAAGAGATATTGCAATGAAGTTTAATCAACAATATAATGTAGATTTATTTAAACTTCCAGAACCATTAATTCTTGACGATTCTGCAATTGTGCCAGGGACAGATGGGCAAAAAATGAGTAAATCATATGGAAATACAATAAATATGTTTGCCTCAAAAAAAGAGTTAAAAAAGCAAGTAATGAGCATAGTGACAGATTCAACTCCATTAGAAGATCCAAAAGATCCTAATAATAATGTTGCAAAATTATATGCTTTATTTGCTAGTATTGAAAAGCAAAATGAGATGAAAGAAAAATTTCTAGCTGGAAATTATGGATATGGACATGCTAAAACTGAAGTTTTAAATGCAATATTAGAATATTTTGGTGAAGCAAGAGAAAGAAGAGAAGAGCTT from Fusobacterium hominis includes the following:
- the mglC gene encoding galactose/methyl galactoside ABC transporter permease MglC — encoded protein: MAIRGKDGKIDFKKLFIESGLYLVLFIMLVLIVAKEPSFLSIRNFKNILTQSSVRLIIALGIAGLIVTTGTDLSAGRQVGFAAVISASLLQAATTAHKVYPTLQNFPIIGAILIVMFVGMIIGAVNGIVVAKLNVHPFIATLGSMTAVYGINSLYYDYAGGSPISGFDPKYTSFAQGFFKIGDFTLPYLIIYSIIATIIMWILWNKTKFGKNVFAVGGNIEAAKVSGVNVDWTLIKLYALSGIFYAFGGFLEAGRIGSATNNLGFMYEMDAIAACVIGGVSFYGGVGKISGVVTGVIILTVINYGLTYVGVNPYWQYIIKGVIIVGAVAFDAIKYAKKK
- the mglA gene encoding galactose/methyl galactoside ABC transporter ATP-binding protein MglA; the encoded protein is MENCKYLLEMNNICKEFPGVKALDGATLKVRPHSVHALMGENGAGKSTLMKCLFGIYEKDSGEILFEGKPINFKSSKEALENGVSMVHQELNQVLQRNVLDNIWLGRYPRKGLFIDEKKMYEDTKKIFNDLGIDVDPRAKMGDLAVSARQMVEIAKAVSYNSKILIMDEPTSSLTEKEVEHLFRIIRKLREKGCGIVYISHKMEEIKAISDDITILRDGKWIGTKSVADLSTDQIISMMVGRDLTNRFPPKDNEVKEMILKVEGLTAKNQPSINDVSFELHKGEILGIAGLVGAKRTDIVETIFGIREKESGKIFIHGKEVKNHNPNEAIANGFSLVTEERRATGIYSVLNICFNSTIANLDSYKKSRFSLLSNKNLSKDTQWVIDSMHVKTPSQKTTIGSLSGGNQQKVILGRWLLTEPEVLMLDEPTRGIDVLAKYEIYQLMIELAKKGKGIIMVSSEMPELLGVTDRILVMSNGRVAGIVKTSETNQEEIMTLSAKYL
- the mglB gene encoding galactose/glucose ABC transporter substrate-binding protein MglB gives rise to the protein MKKTGLFIGALLLAAGLSGCGDKPADKAANATPDQANATAQQTGDQKKLRIGFTAYKYDDNFIALFRKVVHEEADKMKDKVDLIMNDSQNAQQVQNDQIDAMLSKGVDGLAINLVDPAAGETVMTKIKAEDVPVVFYNKKPAKAVLDAYDKAYYVGIDPNAQGIAQGELIMKAWKANPNLDLNKDGVIQYVMLKGEPGHPDAEARTIYSVKTLNDNGIKTEELALDAAMWDTALAKDKMDAWLSGPNGDKIEVVICNNDSMAFGAIEALRAAGKQLPVFGVDALPEAIVKIKEGEMAGTVLNDANGQGVGTWDMIVNLAAGKNPTDGTDFVLENKELLIPSIGIDKDNVDQFNK
- a CDS encoding ROK family protein, with protein sequence MNYYMGIDLGGTNTKIGILDIEGNIYKSTSIKTLSSNGAQKTLERIWEASKELAKDLQIDISNIKGIGIGIPGPVIDQSIVAFFANFPWGENVNIKKMMEDISGIETKLDNDVNIIALGEAKFGAAKGSRASVTIALGTGIGGGIYIDGHLISGFNGAGGEVGHIKLVKDGRLCGCGQKGCFEAYASATGLIREATSRLIVNKNNLLYTIIEGKIDSLEAKDIFDAAKEGDEFSLSLVDYEAEYLAMGIGNILNIINPEIVVLSGGVALAGDILMNPLKEKLKKYALPVVVKDIKFVQGILGNEAGIKGSIGLFI
- the trpS gene encoding tryptophan--tRNA ligase — encoded protein: MKRSLSGIQPSGILHLGNYFGAMKQFIDTQNSGEYDGFYFIADYHSLTSLTDPKALKDNTYNIVLDYLALGLDPKKSTIFLQSDVPEHTELSWLLSNVTPVGLLERGHSYKDKIAKGISPNTGLLTYPVLMAADILMYDTDVVPVGKDQKQHLEFARDIAMKFNQQYNVDLFKLPEPLILDDSAIVPGTDGQKMSKSYGNTINMFASKKELKKQVMSIVTDSTPLEDPKDPNNNVAKLYALFASIEKQNEMKEKFLAGNYGYGHAKTEVLNAILEYFGEARERREELAKDTDYINEVLYEGGKKARAIAQEKIMKAKEAVGIIGNLYKYMK